The Numenius arquata chromosome 7, bNumArq3.hap1.1, whole genome shotgun sequence genome has a window encoding:
- the BORCS6 gene encoding LOW QUALITY PROTEIN: BLOC-1-related complex subunit 6 (The sequence of the model RefSeq protein was modified relative to this genomic sequence to represent the inferred CDS: deleted 2 bases in 2 codons; substituted 2 bases at 2 genomic stop codons), giving the protein MVAQSDPLLGEHGGGVKAAASSARCCYPSGARPLPPPSQXPCEDGASGAPLQRAPPIAAKHRPPWPRLGXSETTQTLGATPASAGRPIRADTNSGHAPVSESRARSAKQQKGRGGSPCESCRPIGRHTNTRGHAPAPLIANRRGGKQAAARPLLGGGAPAGRHASPAMEVPGLRPAAAAGLPAAAAAEEEAPGREAAGRRSLEALSLAAAGSGAAAGRQVPEGRRATLASALELEGTVLREGPLTQFVANNLERRIRLSGAPRGEPAAAGGGGSSGGGGGSSIPAIDPGALQEVVALAGQVAAQVDELLRNVHCGLQALTALSVGCIQTYRDGVESLGEAADLSIRAMYALVARCEELDRAMQPVPALAKRIRDMKGTLERLEGLCK; this is encoded by the exons ATGGTGGCGCAATCGGATCCGCTGCTAGGAGAACATGGCGGGGGAGTGAAGGCAGCAGCCAGCAGCGCC CGGTGTTGTTACCCGAGCGGCGCCCGCCCCCTTCCGCCCCCCAGCCAATAGCCGTGCGAGGACGGCGCGAGCGGCGCGCCTCTCCAGCGGGCTCCGCCAATCGCGGCGAAACACCGGCCTCCCTGGCCCCGCCTCGGCTAATCAGAAACGACACAAACACTCGGGGCCACGCCCGCTTCCGCAGGCCGCCCAATCCGGGCGGACACAAACAGCGGGCACGCCCCAGTCTCCGAGTCACGGGCCCGCAGTGCGAAG CAGCAAAAGGGGAGGGGCGGGTCTCCTTGCGAGAGCTGCCGGCCAATCGGGCGGCACACAAACACCCGCGGTCACGCCCCCGCACCCCTCATAGCCAATCGAAGGGGAGGTAAACAGGCGGCGGCGCGCCCCCTGCTGGGCGGCGGCGCGCCGGCGGGCAGGCACGCGTCGCCCGCCATGGAGGTGCCGGGTCTGCGgcccgcggcggccgccgggctcccggcggcggcggcggcggaggaggaggcacCCGGCCgtgaggcggcggggcggcggagcCTGGAGGCGCTGAGCCTggccgccgccggcagcggggcggcggcggggcggcaggTGCCGGAGGGGCGGCGGGCGACGCTGGCGAGcgccctggagctggaggggacGGTGCTGCGCGAAGGGCCCCTCACCCAGTTCGTGGCCAACAACTTGGAGCGGCGGATCCGGTTGAGCGGCGCTCCGCGGGGAgaaccggcggcggcggggggcggcggcagcagcggcggcggcggcggcagctccaTCCCCGCCATCGACCCCGGAGCGCTGCAGGAGGTGGTGGCCCTGGCTGGGCAAGTGGCGGCGCAGGTGGACGAGCTGCTGCGTAACGTGCACTGCGGGCTGCAGGCCCTGACGGCCCTCAGCGTGGGCTGCATCCAGACCTACCGCGACGGGGTGGAGAGCCTGGGCGAGGCGGCCGACCTCAGCATCCGCGCCATGTACGCGCTGGTGGCCCGCTGCGAGGAGCTGGACCGCGCCATGCAGCCCGTGCCCGCCCTGGCCAAGCGCATCCGCGACATGAAGGGCACCCTGGAACGGCTGGAGGGGCTCTGCAAGTAA
- the PNRC1 gene encoding proline-rich nuclear receptor coactivator 1 — translation MVTTTAPPPFLARISAGTEDPRRLPSALLQRLRRGDSNCENQPSCCLAGPGGSARPALKRVRRRKGKIRPSPAGLLPSRYQQYQQHRAGLGRRTPLGTHGPGELLPRPAPTVSAAAGLVAAPPEESPAPAPSRPAPSKPLRKEFLKNKMGKTEKAAVSYSQPVHGLHLCEQPKINRQKSKCNVPLTKITSAKNIENFWQDSVSPEIIQKQEKKPLKNTENFRNAKSKKPITLTEANQKENYAGAKFSDPPSPSVLPKPPSHWVGGTAEPSDQNRELMAVHLKTLLKVQA, via the exons ATGGTCACCACCACAGCGCCGCCGCCCTTCCTGGCTCGGATCTCGGCAGGCACCGAAGACCCCCGGCGGCTGCCCTCCGCTCTCCTCCAGCGCCTCAGGCGAGGAGACAGCAACTGTGAGaaccagcccagctgctgcctggcGGGCCCGGGGGGCAGCGCCCGGCCCGCGCTGAAGAGAGTCCGGCGGAGGAAGGGAAAGATCCGGCCCAGCCCCGCGGGGCTCCTGCCCAGCCGCTACCAACAGTACCAACAGCACCGCGCCGGCCTGGGGAGAAGGACCCCGCTGGGAACGCACGGCCCGGGCGAACTTCTCCCTCGCCCAGCCCCAACGGTCTCAGCCGCCGCCGGCCTGGTAGCGGCCCCGCCGGAGGAGTCCCCCGCACCAGCCCCCTCCAGACCCGCGCCCAGCAAACCCCTCAGGAAGGAG TTCTTAAAGAACAAGATGGGAAAAACTGAGAAGGCTGCCGTCTCCTACAGCCAGCCTGTTCACGGTTTACATCTGTGTGAACAACCAAAGATAAACAGGCAGAAGAGTAAATGTAACGTGCCGCTGACAAAGATCACCTCGGCAAAAAACATAGAGAACTTTTGGCAAGATTCTGTATCGCCGGAAATTAttcagaagcaggagaaaaagccACTTAAAAACACAGAGAACTTCAGAAACGCCAAGTCCAAGAAACCTATCACCCTAACCGAAGCgaaccaaaaagaaaattacGCTGGGGCAAAATTTAGTGACCCACCATCTCCTAGTGTCCTTCCAAAGCCTCCCAGCCACTGGGTGGGTGGCACAGCTGAACCCTCTGACCAAAACAGGGAGTTGATGGCAGTCCATTTGAAAACTCTCCTAAAAGTTCAAGCGTAG